The DNA region AAATAATGGCAAAAGATTTGCAAAGAATCTCTTTGATACTGTTGGAATAGCGATAATATCTGCTATTTCTAATGAAATTGTGATTAAAAACCCTTTGAGTGATTTTAATTTCTTAGAACGAAGTCCGTATTTATTTGTGCCTGACTATTTGAAAACTTGTCTGGATATTTTTGGTGAAAATGCAGACGCCGACATATTATATCTAGTCAAAGAATTATTACTAGATCATGAAGTACCTGAAACTTTTAGAGAATTTGGAGTAGATAAAACAGGCACAGAGGGTATAGATCAACTAACTAATCTGACTCATACTTTTTATGAACGGATCTTTAGAGGCGAGATCCCACAAGACATACTCACAAATGATGCGGCTATGAAACTCTTTTTACCCGCAGTTCGAACAAAAACAACATATGGTAATACATCAGAATATCAAGTTAGGAGGTCATTAAATGCCATAACAGTTGTCTCCCAATATCCAGTGGGTGAAATTGAAGTTGTAAAAGTTGATAGAGATATAAAGAAAATTGATGCTAATGGAGAATTTATAAAACCAGATAAACTGGAATTATCGCAAGAAGCAGAAGAATCGTATGTGCGAACAATAAGAGAAGTTCAAGTTGCATCAGAGTTACTTACAAAAGATGGGAAAGCATTAGACGTAGAAAAAGCAAATGAATTTTTTCTTGAAATCGAACGAATTGCCCAACAAAAAATTGGTACTCTAAGGGCAAATCTAAAAGATACTGACCCGTCAAGAACTAAGTCATTAGATAGCCTTAATTCGAAAATAGAGCAATTAGAAAAAATGACGACACAAAGTTTATGGCGATTAGGTAAATTTTATGAAAATATACAAGTGCTTAGTCAACATAAAGAATTTAAACAACATTTAAGGTCACTATTAATAGCCAGTACATTATTACAAAATCCAAATATCGATATAACTGACATTATTAATACTAGAAGTAAATCGATAACTGATTTAAATCAGATAACACGATTGACAGCGCTGCTAGAACAAACTGTAAGAGAAGAGACTTGGAAAGATAACTTTATTGCAAATTTGAATGAGAAATCGTTAAAGAAGATTACAGAAGTTGGTTTTTTGAGCGATTTCATTAGATCACAAATAAAGTTGCAAGAAAAAGCAAGATTATTAGCAACTGATCCGGATGCTGTTGAAGTTAGAAAACAAAATTATTCGCTTATTCCAGTTCACGGTCCTTTAAAAGAATTGTCAGGTCAAATAGCAGATACATGTTGGGCTACATATGATGGCCATAAATTTGATGGCTTCGATAATTTTACAGCTGTACTAATAGTTAAGGATTTAAACGTACCTGCAAAAAGAAGATTTGCTGGTGCAGCACTATTAATAGAAGGTGAAGCGCTAGACGGTACACCACTATTAATTATTAGGGGTTTAAATCCACTAGAGTCTGATACACATTCCGTAGATATCGATAGCTTTGTCAGTGAGTTTTCGTCATACGCAAACAGAATTGCACAAGAACAAGGACGTAAACTAGCAATAGTCATAGATGGCCACTCAGGTGGCTCAGCAACGAATAGACCATTATTGTATGCATACTTAAGTGCATTAAGAAAATCTTTAACACAAGTTGAAGTTGCTGATACGCCTGGCAATAGAACTACTTTTAATGGCTATGATATTACGCAGAATACCTATCTAGTTTCTGAACCAGTTAGTACAGTCCAAGCAATGGGATCAGTGAATAAAACTCCAGCTATTACACCTGAGCTTTAGATTCCTTCATTTGTTTGAATATAGCTTGTTTTATTGATGTACACCCTGCCATTTCAATAGGAGGACATATATTATCGACAATATTTTTTGCGAGATCTCTCATGGCTATTGCAGCTGGTGATTTATTTTCTAACTCAATATCGGATATAACAATAGGGACACCAGCACTATTTGCTTCAGTCACTCCAGGTTCCAAAGGAATTTGGGCAAGTAAAGTTGTTGCTAGGCGTTTAGCTAAGCGAGAACCGCCACCATTTCCAAATATCTCAAACTTTTCACCACTAGGTGAAACAAAGTAGCTCATGTTTTCTACAACACCAAGTATTGGCATATAACTTCTTTGTGCCATATCGCCAACACGTGCAGCCACAGTTTGAGCTCCCCGAGCAGGAGTTGTAACTACTAACATTTCGCTCTGAGGAATCAAACGAGATACTGCCATTTGAATATCACCAGTGCCTGGAGGCATATCAATAAAAAGGTAATCTAACTCACCCCAATTAACATCTACTAAAAATTGTTCAACAGCTTTTGCCAAAATTAAGCCGCGCCACATTAATGCGCTTTGCTCGTCGTCAATTAGGAATCCCATTGAAACTATCTTTAATTCTCCACCTTGTTTTCCGATTACTTTTAGATGTGGATCAATTTTTCCAGCGGTTCCTTCAAGCCTGCCTGCTACACCAAGCATTGTCCCTTGGCTAAATCCCCAAATATCAGCGTCTAGTACTCCAACTTTGAATCCTAAATCAGCAATTGCACTTGCCAAGTTTGCAGTTATTGAAGATTTACCAACTCCGCCTTTGCCACTAGCAATTGCTATAACACGAGTAGATGAACTCACGGCTGTTTCGATTGCATTTTCTCTTGCATTTTTTCTTGCACTATCCATTAACGTTCTTTTTTCTTGCGCGTTCAATTCACCGAAAGTTACTTTTACCTCTTCGATATTTTTATTAGAAGAAATCTTTCGTTGTACATCAGTTTTGATCTGGCTACGGAGTGGACAACCAGAAGTGGTTAAAGCAACTGTAATTTGTGCAACACCATCACCATCAATTATCGCGTTTTTTACCATACCCAAGTCAACGATATTATTATTCAACTCAGGATCGATAACGCCTCTTAATATTGCAACTAATTCTGGGTCCAAACCAGACGATTTATTGTCACTTATTGACATATTATTGTATCCATATCGTTTTTTCGGGAATATTTCCTAATTATTGGTTGTTTTATAGCTTACACACGTTTGCTCTGCTTATCACTAAGTAGAACAAATGTGTAAGGTCGATATTCCAATTCCTTGATATATAAGGTAGAATGTAAGCATATCCTAAGAAAGGGAAAACGTGACTACTACACAAGCAGATACTTCAGAATCATCAGAGAAGGCAATTCCTACATCTAATGCAATCATTGTTAGCGATGTTGCAGCTAGCAAAGTTGCTGAGTTGATTTCACAGGAAGAAGATGAAGGTCTTTTTTTAAGAGTCAGTGTACGACCCGGTGGATGTTCAGGCTTGAGTTACGAGATGTTTTTCGATGGAGACAAAGCGGATGATGATATCATCACTGAACAAGGTGGAATTCAAGTTGCGATAGATCCTGCTTCAGCTCCATATCTAGTAGGTGCAACTCTTGACTATAAAGATGGTCTTCAAGGTGCCGGCTTTGCAATAAACAATCCAAATGTTTCAAAATCATGTGGTTGCGGAAACTCATTTAGCTAACAATACATATATAGTAATAGTATTTAGAAGTTTAAATTAATTTTATTTGATAATTATATTGATGATTATTTAGTAAAATTAAAGTCATCCTGTGAATACAAACCGCCACCTGGTGATTCTAAATTGGCATTTGTTTTGTCCAAAGTTTCATTAATCTTATCTAAACCAACATCTAAAGTTTCTGAAGCTTTGTCAATTGTTTTAGAAGCTTTATTTAAAGTTTCTTTATTACAAGTTATTCCACCTAATGGATTGCTGACTTTTAAATTCCCTAAAAACACTATTTGAGAATCATTCTTTACGCTGCATTCTTGTGCTACTACATTGTGGAAAGATACCGACTGTCCTGTTGTCCAGATCCCTGCGACCATTCCAAATCCAAATACTAATATAAAAAGATATTTCATATCCCCAACCTCCTGTTTTTGCCCTAATTTAATAATCGGCACTTTTTAACGAGAGTTGAGCGGAATATTAGAAATCCCAATTTGTGCTAATCATTGAAGATAATATTTAACACAAATTAATTCTATATAACCAAAATTTTCTAAGATATTTGTATATAATGATGAGGGCACTTTGAATTAGATAGTTGAAATAGTCGATTCGAAAGCGAATTGCTTCTGGTATATAAACCAATAATGAAGGGCAATAATTAATGGCACTGTCAGAAAATTCAAAAGATCTAGTCGGCGAAATTGGTAATCCATTTTCTTATGCAAGCACTGCTAAAGAAATTATTGATCTCATCAAAAAACATGAAATTGAGTTTGTTGATTTACGTTTTTGTGACATGGTTGGGTACATGTTGCATTTCACAATTGCAGCGAGAGACTTTAATGAAGATGCGTTTAAATTAGGTCTTCCATTCGATGGTAGTTCTGTCAGAGGTTTTCAAACAGTCGATGAGAGTGATTTAGCTATTAAACCTGACCCAAATTGTGTAACGCTTGATCCTTTTCGTGCTCGAGCAACTGTTCTTATTAATGCAACTGTGCATAAACCTATTACACTTGATCCATACGATAAAGATACACGTACAATCGCAACAAAAGCTGAAAGATATTTAGCCTCAACTGGTATTGCTGATATTGCAAATTTCGGCCCCGAAGCAGAGTTCTTTATCTTTGATTCTATTAATTTTAATTCTACTGAGAACGCCGCTCATTATGAGGTTGATTCTATTGTAGGTGGATGGAACAGGGGCAGAAAAACCGAAGAAGATGGCGGCCCTAACCTCGGCTATAAACCTCGTGTTAAAGGCGCATATTTTGTAAGTCCTCCAGGTGACCATTTTCATGATTTGCGTTCAGAAATGTTTGCGAATTTAGAAAAAGTAGGTATTCAATGTGAAGTCCAACATAGTGAAGTTGGAACTGCTGGACAGTGTGAAATTGATATGAAATATGATTCATTATTTCAAATGGCAGACAAAGTTCAACT from Acidimicrobiia bacterium includes:
- a CDS encoding Mrp/NBP35 family ATP-binding protein — its product is MSISDNKSSGLDPELVAILRGVIDPELNNNIVDLGMVKNAIIDGDGVAQITVALTTSGCPLRSQIKTDVQRKISSNKNIEEVKVTFGELNAQEKRTLMDSARKNARENAIETAVSSSTRVIAIASGKGGVGKSSITANLASAIADLGFKVGVLDADIWGFSQGTMLGVAGRLEGTAGKIDPHLKVIGKQGGELKIVSMGFLIDDEQSALMWRGLILAKAVEQFLVDVNWGELDYLFIDMPPGTGDIQMAVSRLIPQSEMLVVTTPARGAQTVAARVGDMAQRSYMPILGVVENMSYFVSPSGEKFEIFGNGGGSRLAKRLATTLLAQIPLEPGVTEANSAGVPIVISDIELENKSPAAIAMRDLAKNIVDNICPPIEMAGCTSIKQAIFKQMKESKAQV
- the erpA gene encoding iron-sulfur cluster insertion protein ErpA: MTTTQADTSESSEKAIPTSNAIIVSDVAASKVAELISQEEDEGLFLRVSVRPGGCSGLSYEMFFDGDKADDDIITEQGGIQVAIDPASAPYLVGATLDYKDGLQGAGFAINNPNVSKSCGCGNSFS
- the glnA gene encoding type I glutamate--ammonia ligase, whose protein sequence is MALSENSKDLVGEIGNPFSYASTAKEIIDLIKKHEIEFVDLRFCDMVGYMLHFTIAARDFNEDAFKLGLPFDGSSVRGFQTVDESDLAIKPDPNCVTLDPFRARATVLINATVHKPITLDPYDKDTRTIATKAERYLASTGIADIANFGPEAEFFIFDSINFNSTENAAHYEVDSIVGGWNRGRKTEEDGGPNLGYKPRVKGAYFVSPPGDHFHDLRSEMFANLEKVGIQCEVQHSEVGTAGQCEIDMKYDSLFQMADKVQLYKYIVKNTAHDAGYTVTFMPKPIFGDNGSGMHVHQSLWKDGTNLFYDPDGYASLSKMALHYIAGIIEHGEALCAFTNPTTNSYRRLTPGYEAPINLVYSQKNRSAAIRIPLVRATAVATRIEYRTPDPSANPYLAFSALLMAGLDGIERELMPPEPADFDLFEASEEQLKGIKVVPSSLEGALDALKADHDFLLKGNVFTKEVIDEWIKQKMADSVAVRLRPHPWEFDMYYDI